CGGATCCCGTCGGGGCCCAGGTCATTGGCCAGATAGCGGGTCGCCGATTCCAGCGCCGCCTTGGCAACGCCCATGACATTGTAGTTCGGCACCACCCGGTTCGAGCCCTGATAGGTCAGCGTCAGCACGGTGCCGCCATTCTCCTTCATCATCGGATAGGCGCGCCGCGCCACCTCGATCAGGGAATAGGCGGAGATATCCATCGAATGTTTGAAATTCGCCCGCGTCGTGTTCAGGAACCGACCCGTCAATTCGGATTTGTCCGAATAGGCAATGGCATGCACCAGGAAATCCAGCGTCGGCCAGCGCGCGGCCAGCTGTTCAAAGGCGGTGTCCAGCGACGCATCGTCGGTCACATCCGCGTCGACCATGAAATCGCTGCCGACACTGGCGGCCAGCGGCTCCAGCCGCTTTCCGAACGCCTCGCCCTGATAGGTAAAGGCCAGTTCCGCCCCCGCCTCGTGCATCGCCTTGGCAATGCCCCAGGCGATGGAGCGATCATTCGCGACCCCCATGATCAGGCCGCGTTTGCCCTGCAAAAGTCCTGACATCTGCCCTTACCCCCTGAACTTGCTCAGCACCATCGACCCGTTGGTGCCACCAAAGCCGAAGCTGTTGGTCATCACCGAATCGAGCCCGGCGTTTTCTACATATTGTGTTGCGACCTCGCCGGGCTGGATGCCTTCGGCCAGGGTCTCGACATTGATCGAGGGCGTGATGAAATCATGCTCCAGCATCAGCAGGCAGAAGATCGCCTCGAGCGCGCCCGCCGCCCCCTGGGCGTGGCCGGTCATCGACTTGGTCGAGCTGATCGGCGGCACGCGGCCCTCGCCGAACACACGGCGAACCGCCTCGACCTCGCCCACGTCACCGACCGGGGTCGAGGTGCCATGCGCGTTGATATAGCTGATCTTGCGATCCTCGGGCAGGGTGGACACCGCCAGCCGCATCGCCCGCTCGCCGCCCTCACCCGAGGGGGCCACCATGTCATGCCCGTCCGAAGTGGCGGCATAGCCGGTCACTTCGGCATAGATCTTGGCGCCGCGTGCCAGGGCATGTTCCAGCTCTTCCAGCACCACGATGCCGCCGCCGCCCGAGATCACGAACCCGTCGCGATCCT
This Ruegeria pomeroyi DSS-3 DNA region includes the following protein-coding sequences:
- a CDS encoding enoyl-ACP reductase FabI, which codes for MSGLLQGKRGLIMGVANDRSIAWGIAKAMHEAGAELAFTYQGEAFGKRLEPLAASVGSDFMVDADVTDDASLDTAFEQLAARWPTLDFLVHAIAYSDKSELTGRFLNTTRANFKHSMDISAYSLIEVARRAYPMMKENGGTVLTLTYQGSNRVVPNYNVMGVAKAALESATRYLANDLGPDGIRVNAISPGPMKTLAGAAIGGARKTFKFCDQNAPLRSNATLEAVGGTAVYLASDAGACTTGEIIRVDGGFHVLGMPQSEFM